In the genome of Candoia aspera isolate rCanAsp1 chromosome 1, rCanAsp1.hap2, whole genome shotgun sequence, one region contains:
- the KCNA4 gene encoding potassium voltage-gated channel subfamily A member 4 produces MEVAMVSAESSGCNSHMPYGYAAQARARERERLAQSRAAAAAAVAAATAAVETGASSGGGGPHHHYHQEQNRGASSSPQSEHASHSGFYPGSKRRKQRREAPHCLGGREFGASFPCSELLPLSGSEEKILKDLSEDDEEEEEEDMDREAEEGEERKFYYSNEDGEDGFSFTEQPPEDGVGPGGYSSVRYSEYECCERIVINVSGLRFETQMKTLAQFPETLLGDPAKRGRYFDPLRNEYFFDRNRPSFDAILYYYQSGGRLKRPVNVPFDIFSEEVKFYELGEEAMLKFREDEGFVKEEDDKVLPENEFKKQVWLLFEYPESSSPARIIAIVSVLVILISIVIFCLETLPEFRDEKELILTQNLENVNETLQLQGGGPTVFNDPFFIVETVCIIWFSFEFTVRFSACPSKAAFFKNIMNIIDIVSILPYFITLGTDLAQQQGSNGQQAMSFAILRIIRLVRVFRIFKLSRHSKGLQILGHTLRASMRELGLLIFFLFIGVILFSSAVYFAEADESTTHFQSIPDAFWWAVVTMTTVGYGDMKPITVGGKIVGSLCAIAGVLTIALPVPVIVSNFNYFYHRETDNEEQTQLTQNAVSCPYLPTILKKFRSSSSSSTEVKSEYLEMEEGVKESLCIKEKKGQVTGNGKETTKQNCTNAKSVETDV; encoded by the coding sequence ATGGAGGTAGCCATGGTAAGTGCAGAGAGCTCTGGCTGCAACAGCCACATGCCCTATGGATATGCAGCCCAAGCAAGGGCCAGGGAGAGAGAGCGATTGGCGCAATCTagggcagctgcagcagcagctgtgGCAGCTGCAACCGCAGCTGTAGAAACCGGGGCTTCTTCAGGAGGAGGTGGTCCACATCATCATTACCATCAAGAGCAGAATCGTGgggcttcctcctccccccaaagTGAACATGCATCCCACAGCGGCTTTTACCCAGGCAGCAAAAGAAGGAAGCAGAGGAGGGAAGCTCCTCATTGTCTTGGTGGCCGTGAGTTTGGTGCCTCTTTCCCTTGCTCTGAGTTGCTACCACTCAGTGGCTCAGAGGAGAAAATCCTAAAAGATTTGAGTGAGGATGacgaggaggaagaagaggaggatatGGATAGAGAAGCCGAAGAAGGCGAGGAAAGAAAATTCTACTACAGCAATGAGGATGGAGAAGATGGGTTTTCATTCACAGAGCAGCCTCCTGAGGATGGTGTGGGGCCTGGAGGTTACAGCTCAGTCCGTTATAGTGAGTATGAGTGCTGCGAAAGGATTGTAATCAATGTATCTGGCCTGCGATTCGAAACCCAAATGAAGACCTTGGCTCAGTTCCCAGAAACACTGCTAGGAGACCCAGCAAAACGGGGCAGGTACTTTGACCCCCTCCGGAATGAGTATTTCTTTGACAGGAACAGGCCCAGCTTTGATGCCATTTTATATTACTATCAGTCTGGTGGACGCCTGAAGAGACCAGTCAATGTGCCGTTTGACATTTTCAGTGAGGAAGTGAAATTCTATGAACTTGGAGAAGAGGCCATGCTCAAGTTTAGAGAGGATGAAGGTTTTGTCAAGGAAGAAGATGACAAGGTCTTACCTGAAAATGAATTCAAAAAACAAGTGTGGCTGCTCTTTGAGTACCCAGAGAGCTCCAGCCCAGCCCGAATTATTGCCATAGTCTCCGTGTTGGTCATCTTGATCTCCATTGTCATTTTCTGCTTGGAGACTCTGCCAGAATTTAGAGATGAAAAAGAGCTCATTTTGACCCAGAACTTGGAGAATGTCAATGAGACCCTTCAGCTGCAAGGTGGGGGGCCTACAGTCTTCAATGATCCATTCTTCATTGTTGAGACTGTCTGCATCATTTGGTTCTCCTTTGAGTTTACAGTGCGCTTCTCTGCTTGCCCTAGCAAAGCAGCTTTCTTCAAGAACATTATGAACATCATAGACATTGTTTCCATTTTGCCTTACTTCATCACCCTGGGTACAGACTTGGCCCAACAACAGGGCAGTAATGGTCAACAGGCCATGTCTTTTGCCATCCTAAGGATCATCCGTCTTGTCAGGGTGTTCCGCATCTTCAAGCTTTCCAGACACTCCAAGGGTTTGCAGATCCTGGGTCACACTCTCAGGGCCAGCATGAGGGAACTGGGGCTCTTgatcttcttccttttcattgGAGTCATTTTGTTTTCCAGTGCTGTTTATTTTGCAGAAGCAGATGAGTCTACCACCCATTTCCAGAGCATCCCAGATGCCTTCTGGTGGGCTGTGGTGACCATGACTACAGTTGGTTATGGGGACATGAAACCCATAACTGTAGGTGGGAAGATCGTTGGGTCCCTGTGTGCCATTGCAGGTGTGTTGACCATTGCATTACCAGTGCCAGTGATTGTCTCCAACTTTAACTATTTTTACCACAGAGAAACTGACAATGAAGAACAGACCCAGTTGACACAAAATGCAGTCAGTTGTCCATACCTCCCAACAATACTCAAGAAATTCCGAAGTTCATCATCTTCTTCCACAGAGGTCAAATCAGAGTATCTAGAGATGGAGGAAGGGGTTAAGGAATCTCTTTGTATAAAGGAGAAAAAGGGGCAGGTTACAGGAAATGGGAAGGAGACCACAAAGCAGAACTGTACAAATGCAAAATCTGTGGAAACAGATGTTTAG